The bacterium nucleotide sequence GATCTACGTCTCGATGCTGGTCGTCAGCTATATAACGCCTGTCTGGGAGAAGCTCTACGGCGTTTGGATCTTATGCGGGAGTCTAAGGTATGGAAAGAGGCGAGAACTTGTAGAGGCAAAGACGAAAGACGTAAGCTGTTCTATAGTATTCAG carries:
- a CDS encoding transposase is translated as MSSISSFILELPLRITPHDAHILDLRLDAGRQLYNACLGEALRRLDLMRESKVWKEARTCRGKDERRKLFYSIQ